Genomic window (Kazachstania africana CBS 2517 chromosome 10, complete genome):
GATCTATTAACGTTTTGCCTCCTACAATTCTCTTGGAAATATTCGATTTAACCCTAAAACCATCTCTACCAGGCAGCAGAGGTAGAATATATGGTACATACAGGCAATCATCATATAAACGGGGTGAAACATCGTGGGTTTCTTCAAGAAAGTTTGATAGAACTTTCAGATTGAAACCTTCAGCGATATTATATGCAGTTAACCTTGGTAAATTGTTGACagttttcttgaaattatattCTATGTTACCCAGGGATGGTCTTTTAGTGTGACTCTGTTCTTTAAGGAAATTGGCCTTTCGACccttttgtaattcttccTCAGGTATAAGAACCAATTTTTGTGAAATCTTGGAAGTCCTAGTGGGTAGGggattcatcatttttttctttaatgaaGAAGCATGTAATCTTTCATTACCGATTGGAAACCTGTCCCACGATGAGTTGGAGCGTCTTTCTTCCCTACGACCTGATGGTACTTCGGAATTGTCAGCTAAGATATTATCCAAAGAAATGTCACTGAATTTGCCCGGTTGTCTTCTTATTCTGGTATTATTTATAACCTTTGGGCGATACATCTTCGTACTATTACCGTCATTGAAAGCACCTTGTGGGGGTCTCCCGGTACGTGGGTCTACGCTAGAATTGGTTCCAAATGCAGCATGACCTGCAAATGGTGCACTCATCCTATTCTTAGAAGACCTGGAATCTGTCACTAAAATCGATGGAGATCTCTTGGGCATCGATGGCTGAGTGCTAGACCCGTTCCGATTCTGCCTATTAGGGCTATAgctcatttttctttggtaCTATCCTTATATTTGTGAAGCCTTAAGAGTGAgttgatttcaaaatttcaagttcGGATTCTTATACTATTAATTGATTCAACGATTAATGACGTTTACAGAAGTACCATTATTTCAGCTTTCAAGATGTAGAAGCATCACATTTAGGCTATTCTTACGGATCAAATCATGTCTCATTGGAttctatatttataaaatgtATATAACTATAGGCATATATACGCGCGTGCTTGTTTCTATAGGGCAGCGATGGAGGCTGTCTTAGTTTGCAGCACTGATTGGAACATCTTCCCTgtcgtcatcttcatcttctatTAGTTCAGCTTCACTCTCATTAATGGCTTCGTTGGCATGATCGGCTGCCAATTCCGCACCTTGTAGTAGATCGATCAAATCGTCCAACTCTTCGCTGTGAATCAAGTCAATTGGCCTTTgattattgttatttttcaatcttggATCTGCACCAACCTGGATCAAATTACTGGCGATGAAGGTGCCATGTTCAGGTTCAGTCTGAGAATATTTCACAGCACAATGTAAAGGGGTTTCCCCATCGATATTATTCTTTGGATCGATCTCAATATCACCTTCCAAGTCGAGAATCTTATCCAAAACCTCCCAGGACCCGTATTTGCAACTTAGATGCAGTGCTGTGTTACCAAATGGATCctttgatgaatttatcaagtCGGCAATCTTTTTATGATCATTAGCTAAATCGCTGAACACAGTCTCCAACAAATCGACATTATTTCTTCTAGAGGCATCTAACAGTTGCTCCCCAAACGAAGCTCCTTCAGTTTCCATTCTGGTCGGCAGTTTAATTGGTCTATGTCcactatatatatatatatatatatattataaattGCACTTTCAACTGGGGCAGCTAAGTTCTCTACCAAAGcgaatttatcaatacgtaaaaaaattttcaatattagcAGCTTGCAAATAATAGTGAACACTGAACTAAACAGTCCAATGTCTTCTGATATCAGTCAATTGATCTCTCAGGCGCAGTCTCCAGACAATTCGTTAAGGGAGCATGCTGAGCAGCAGCTGCTACAATCGTGCGATTCTAACGCTTCTTTAATA
Coding sequences:
- the ANK1 gene encoding ankyrin repeat-containing protein ANK1 (similar to Saccharomyces cerevisiae YGL242C; ancestral locus Anc_3.565), encoding METEGASFGEQLLDASRRNNVDLLETVFSDLANDHKKIADLINSSKDPFGNTALHLSCKYGSWEVLDKILDLEGDIEIDPKNNIDGETPLHCAVKYSQTEPEHGTFIASNLIQVGADPRLKNNNNQRPIDLIHSEELDDLIDLLQGAELAADHANEAINESEAELIEDEDDDREDVPISAAN